In the Tribolium castaneum strain GA2 chromosome 1, icTriCast1.1, whole genome shotgun sequence genome, one interval contains:
- the LOC654858 gene encoding putative polypeptide N-acetylgalactosaminyltransferase 9 → MNLLKTQNEYLFWMYSKSGEIRRDEACLDYSGQEVILYPCHGSKGNQFWDYNANSKLLRHGSSDKCLAINEAKNKLLMEPCDEEATRQHWSLENYDASKL, encoded by the exons ATGAATTTGTTGAAGACCCAGAATGAATATTTG TTCTGGATGTACAGTAAAAGTGGTGAGATCCGTCGAGACGAGGCCTGCCTTGACTACAGCGGTCAAGAGGTGATTCTGTACCCGTGTCACGGCAGCAAGGGCAACCAATTTTGGGATTACAACGCCAACAGCAAACTTTTAAGGCATGGAAGTAGCGATAAATGTTTGGCCATAAACGAAGCGAAAAATAAACTACTAATGGAGCCCTGCGACGAAGAGGCCACAAGGCAACACTGGTCGTTGGAGAACTACGACGCCAGCAAATTGTGA